DNA sequence from the Candidatus Binataceae bacterium genome:
CCATCGCCTGCCGCCGGGCTTCGGCCACGCGATTTATCCCGAAGGCGATCCGCGCGCCGAGCTGCTCCGCGAGACCGCCCGCGCGATCGGCAAGCACAAGGGCGCGCGCCTGCTCGATACTGCGATCAAAGTCGAAGATGCCGTCTGGAAGCGCGAGCGTCTGCGCCCCAACCTCGATTACTACTTGACGGTATGCACGCGCATGCTGGGATTCGCGCGCGGCTTGCCCGCCGCGATCTTCGCCATCGGCCGCAGCGCAGGATGGATCGCGCACGGCCTCGAGCAATACGCCGACAACCGCCTCATCCGCCCGCGCATGCGCTACCGCGGCGCCCCGCTGCGGCACTGGGAGTGAAACATTGCGCAGGCGCAACAGATCGCGTCGGGGGATTCCTCCGCTCGACGGCGTGGCGCGTACCCGGATGATGAATGCGATGCTGGCCGGAATCATCATCGGCACGGGCCTGGGGTTCGGCGCGTTTGAGCTGGGATTCGTCAGCGCCGGGCGATTCGGACCTCTGACGCTGTTCCTCGGCGTGACTGGCGGTGTCGCGGGTGTTTTGCGCGAATACAATCAGCATCTGCTGCGCAACTCGCTTTGACGCGAGGCACCGTGAAGTCGTATTCATCTCATCGGGTGTATGCCGATGAAAGCTGTCGCTAAAACCCGTCCCGCTTACGGTGCTGAAATCCTTGACCTGCCCGAGCCACGGCCCAGCGAGGGCGAGCTGCTGGTTAAAATCGCCGCGTGCGGAATCTGCGGCTCCGATCTTCATCTGTATGAATGGGAACTCGGCGCCGATCGGATGGTCACGCGGATGCCTTTCGTCATGGGCCATGAGCCCTCCGGCGAGGTCGTCAGCGTCGGCCCGCGCGTGACCACGTTCAAGCCTGGTGACCGCGTCGCGCTCGACCCCTTCGGCCATTGCGGCCGATGCGGACCGTGCCTCGCGGGGCGCTTTCACCTCTGTTCGTCGCCGACGCATCTGTCGGGCGCGCTGGCGGATTTCACGATCGCGCCGACCGGCAACGCGCATCACATTCCCGACTCGATGAGTCTCGAAGTCGGCGCGCTGCTCGAAGTTTTCGGCACCGGTCTTCACGCTGTCGAGCAATCGTCGCTGAAACCGGGCGACAGCGCCGTAGTCGAAGGTCCCGGTCCGATCGGGCTCAGCGTGGCGCTCGCGGCGCGCGCTCTAGGGATCACGACGCTCGTGATCACCGGCCTCGACGTCGACAAGGATCGCCTCGCGCTCGCACGCGAGATGGGCTTCCGCACCGTATGCGCCAGCGATCGCGACTGGATCGAGCAGGTGCGCGCTCTGATGCCGAAAGACGGCGCCGACGCGGTGTTCGATGCCTGCGGGATGATCGATTCGCCGCGCGAGCTGGTGCGCCGCGGCGGCGAGCTGATCGAAATCGGCTGGCCGGCGCGCGATGTCACCTCGACCGAGCTGCGCGCGCTTTTCTTTCACGGCGTGAACATCATTAATTCGCGGGTGCGCACGCCTGAGACCTGGCGCCGCGCGATTGCGCTGGTCGCGAGCGGCAAGATCGATCTGACGCCGATGGTGACGCATCGCTTCGATATCAGCCACGGCATCGAGGCTTTCGAGCTGCTGCGCGCGCGTGGTGCGGTGAAGGCATTAGTCATTCCGAATAGGTAGTACATCAACGGTACGGCTTATCTTCAGGAGAGCCAGTCATGAAAAACGGATTCAAAGTAGTCGATACGGATACTCACTTGATGGAGCCCGACTTCGTATTCGAGAAGTTTATCGATGAGAAATACAAGTCGCAGGCGCCCAAGATGGGCGTGGCGCCGCAATCGGGCCGCCGCACCTTTCTGGTCGAGGGCGAGCCCTTCACGCGCGAGCATGGCAAGTATCCGATGGCGGCGCCTGCGTTCCTCGACTCAGTTCGCAAGGCCATGAGGCGTTTCGAGCGCGCGGCCAAGACTGGCTATAGCGCTGAAAGCCGCA
Encoded proteins:
- a CDS encoding alcohol dehydrogenase catalytic domain-containing protein, which encodes MKAVAKTRPAYGAEILDLPEPRPSEGELLVKIAACGICGSDLHLYEWELGADRMVTRMPFVMGHEPSGEVVSVGPRVTTFKPGDRVALDPFGHCGRCGPCLAGRFHLCSSPTHLSGALADFTIAPTGNAHHIPDSMSLEVGALLEVFGTGLHAVEQSSLKPGDSAVVEGPGPIGLSVALAARALGITTLVITGLDVDKDRLALAREMGFRTVCASDRDWIEQVRALMPKDGADAVFDACGMIDSPRELVRRGGELIEIGWPARDVTSTELRALFFHGVNIINSRVRTPETWRRAIALVASGKIDLTPMVTHRFDISHGIEAFELLRARGAVKALVIPNR